The nucleotide window AAAAACTAAGAAGCTAAAACAATATGGGAAAAATAATTGGAATAGATTTGGGAACCACAAACTCTGCAGTTGCAGTTATGGAGGGAGGAGAGCCTGTTATTATTGAAAATAGTGAAGGTAATCGCACAACCCCTTCAATCGTTGCCATTTCTAAGACAAAAGAGCGTTTGGTGGGGCAACTTGCAAAACGACAGGCGGTTACCAATCCAAACGATACAGTATTTGGTATCAAGCGATTTATTGGTCATCGTTTTGAGGATTCGGAAGTTCAGAAAGACAAGAAAACAGTTCCTTTTGCAGTATCAAAATCAGATAGTGATGGAGTTTTGGTAAAAATGGGGGACAAAGAGTATCGACCAGAAGAAATTTCAACAATGATTCTCCAAAAACTGAAAACTGACGCGGAAGCAAAACTTGGCGAAAAAATAACTGAAGCTGTTATC belongs to Patescibacteria group bacterium and includes:
- a CDS encoding Hsp70 family protein → MGKIIGIDLGTTNSAVAVMEGGEPVIIENSEGNRTTPSIVAISKTKERLVGQLAKRQAVTNPNDTVFGIKRFIGHRFEDSEVQKDKKTVPFAVSKSDSDGVLVKMGDKEYRPEEISTMILQKLKTDAEAKLGEKITEAVITVPAYFDDSQRKATKDAGKIAGLDVKRIINEPTAAALAYGFNKKKDEQIIVYDFGGGTFDISVLEVGDDVIEVKSTKGDSHMGGRDIDQKIIKWIADEFKKESGIDVTKDSLALQRLDEAAEKA